The following coding sequences lie in one Apium graveolens cultivar Ventura chromosome 3, ASM990537v1, whole genome shotgun sequence genomic window:
- the LOC141713296 gene encoding cinnamoyl-CoA reductase-like SNL6: MEECNNTGSSSNTNTNTNTNTNTRVVCVMDASTTLGSALVHCLLSRGYSVNAAIQSHAKLQGLISSNHSTRFKVFHSDPLDYHTLLDAFKGCCALFYSFSPPSDHPTYDEFMAELEVMAAHNVLEACAQTHTIHKVVFTSSATAVIWTDRAHSLPSHFDERNWSDVNFCKKFKLWEGMSKTLAEKAAWALAMDREVNMVSINGGLLMSPDLTISHPYLKGAAEMYEEGVFVTVDLRFLVDAHICVFEDVSSYGRYLCFNQVINCNNDAIKLAHKLLPSDESSVPQGMDDSRVFPQRISNKKLSKMMVEFENRSQVE; the protein is encoded by the exons ATGGAGGAGTGTAATAATACTGGATCATCAtccaacacaaacacaaacacaaacacaaacacaaacacaagaGTAGTGTGTGTAATGGATGCTTCAACCACCCTTGGCTCTGCACTTGTTCATTGTCTTCTTTCTAGAGGCTACTCTGTCAACGCTGCCATCCAATCTCACG CTAAACTGCAGGGCTTAATATCCTCAAATCATAGTACCAGATTCAAGGTGTTTCACTCTGACCCCCTGGATTATCACACTTTACTTGATGCATTCAAGGGGTGTTGTGCTTTATTTTACTCCTTCTCTCCTCCCTCTGACCACCCTACCTATGAT GAATTTATGGCAGAACTAGAGGTAATGGCTGCACACAATGTATTAGAAGCATGTGCCCAAACTCATACAATACACAAGGTAGTCTTCACTTCCTCAGCCACAGCTGTCATTTGGACGGACAGAGCTCATTCCTTGCCATCTCATTTCGATGAAAGAAATTGGAGCGATGTTAACTTCTGTAAAAAATTCAAG CTATGGGAAGGAATGTCAAAGACACTAGCAGAGAAAGCTGCTTGGGCACTAGCCATGGACAGGGAGGTAAACATGGTATCCATAAACGGAGGGTTGCTTATGAGTCCAGACCTCACCATATCACATCCTTACTTAAAAGGTGCTGCTGAAATGTATGAAGAAGGGGTTTTTGTCACCGTAGACCTTAGGTTCTTGGTAGATGCCCATATATGTGTATTCGAGGACGTTTCATCCTATGGGCGATATCTATGCTTCAACCAAGTAATCAACTGTAACAATGATGCAATAAAACTTGCACACAAGCTTTTGCCATCAGATGAATCATCCGTTCCACAAGG TATGGATGACAGCAGAGTCTTCCCACAAAGAATAAGCAACAAGAAACTAAGCAAGATGATGGTGGAGTTTGAAAACAGATCTCAAGTTGAATGA
- the LOC141713297 gene encoding uncharacterized protein LOC141713297, which yields MDRERAMEEAKSLAQQQQQQQQQQLMLQQHHHHHHHLQQQQQQLELEQQQHHHQQMLLLHQQIQHQQQLQQQSSSLSRLASFRRPQQQLIPSINPNPNLNHPLISNPLQNPNPNLNPSSSSVPKAMRNPAELQMAYQDLRRVCHPDYKTPFSSLQDACERLLPYHVVADYEAEEDDRILDSGTKGQMISRAQQWDNNIAAKIAEFAETFRKQVFAFNIINNKRALGEFRMEERLLIERLHKEDERQSLVELREELESRQNAGREANMVAMVQAEQSRAESQAQAEIGRNIANQEINPEGMINGWAQRDENEPAEDFLDDQETEYGDAGMGEFDLNTR from the exons ATGGACAGGGAGAGAGCGATGGAAGAGGCGAAGTCTTTGGcacagcaacagcaacagcaacagcaacaacaactaATGTTACAACagcatcatcatcatcatcatcaccttcaacaacagcaacaacaacttGAGCTTGAACAACAACAACACCATCACCAACAAATGTTATTATTACACCAACAAATACAACACCAACAACAACTTCAACAACAATCATCTTCTCTCTCTCGTTTAGCATCATTTCGCCGTCCTCAACAACAACTCATCCCTTCTATCAACCCTAACCCTAATCTCAATCACCCTCTCATTTCTAATCCTCTTCAGAACCCTAACCCTAATCTCAATCCTTCTTCTTCTTCCGTTCCTAAGGCTATGCGTAATCCTGCTGAGCTTCAAATGGCGTATCAGGATCTCAGGAGAGTCTGTCATCCTGATTACAAAACCCCCTTTTCTTCTCTCCAAGATGCTTGCGAAAG GTTGCTACCTTACCATGTGGTGGCAGACTATGAAGCAGAGGAGGATGACAGAATACTTGATTCTGGTACTAAAGGCCAGATGATATCTCGTGCCCAGCAGTGGGATAATAATATTGCTGCCAAAATTGCCGAATTTGCTGAGACCTTCAGGAAACAGGTGTTTGCCTTCAATATAATCAATAACAAACGCGCCCTTGGAGAATTTCGAATGGAAGAAAGATTGTTAATTGAGAGGCTTCACAAGGAAGATGAAAGACAATCGCTGGTTGAGCTGAGGGAAGAATTGGAGTCAAGACAAAATGCAGGTCGTGAGGCTAATATGGTAGCTATGGTTCAGGCAGAGCAATCTCGTGCTGAGTCACAAGCTCAAGCAGAAATTGGTCGTAACATTGCTAACCAAGAAATTAACCCGGAAGGGATGATTAATGGATGGGCTCAAAGAGACGAAAATGAACCTGCTGAAGATTTTCTAGATGACCAAGAAACAGAATATGGAGATGCTGGTATGGGTGAGTTTGATTTGAACACCAGATGA